Proteins encoded together in one Macadamia integrifolia cultivar HAES 741 chromosome 8, SCU_Mint_v3, whole genome shotgun sequence window:
- the LOC122086214 gene encoding caffeic acid 3-O-methyltransferase-like, whose amino-acid sequence MSSTQNQSQTFIDDKQECLLALQLATGSLVHMVFKAAIELNLLEIMARAGPGKHISTLEIAAMLPIKNNPDAPDMLDRILRLLASYSILSSSQVTGVKHVAGDMFLSVPKGDIIFMKTILHNWSDEYCLSLLKNCYEALPENGKAIIVETILPKTPETNLLAKYAFGLDLLMMTQYIGGKERTEKEYKALAIDAGFGGATLICCLFASSTMEFYK is encoded by the exons ATGTCATCAACACAAAACCAGTCTCAAACATTCATCGATGACAAACAAGAATGCTTATTAGCATTACAACTAGCCACAGGCTCGTTGGTTCATATGGTCTTCAAAGCTGCAATCGAGCTAAACCTGCTAGAGATCATGGCAAGAGCTGGTCCAGGAAAGCACATTTCAACTCTAGAGATAGCAGCTATGCTCCCTATAAAGAATAACCCAGATGCCCCGGATATGCTTGATCGTATCTTGCGTCTCTTGGCTAGCTATTCCATACTCAGTTCCTCTCAGGTTACGG GGGTGAAGCATGTTGCAGGGGATATGTTTTTGAGTGTTCCAAAAGGGGACATCATCTTTATGAAG ACCATACTTCATAATTGGAGCGATGAGTATTGCTTAAGTTTATTGAAGAACTGTTATGAAGCACTACCAGAAAATGGGAAGGCGATTATTGTAGAGACAATTCTTCCAAAGACACCCGAGACTAATTTGCTGGCCAAATATGCATTTGGATTGGATTTACTTATGATGACACAATACATTGGAGGAAAGGAGAGGACTGAGAAGGAATACAAGGCCTTGGCAATTGATGCTGGATTTGGTGGTGCTACACTCATCTGTTGTCTTTTTGCCTCTTCTACCATGGAATTTTATAAATAG
- the LOC122085403 gene encoding U6 small nuclear RNA (adenine-(43)-N(6))-methyltransferase isoform X1: protein MPSKKRRRPERPTIHPRNKYFSNPPDFRLLASQYPSFEPYVFYSKDGRPKVDWTDFNATRELTRVLLDHDHGVKWWIPDGQLCPTVPNRSNYIHWIEDLLSTEVTVNTKTNKDKVKGFDIGTGANCIYPLLGASLLGWSFIGSDFTDVALEWAERNVKNNPQISELIEIRKAGDTGKICSREENSNDQLVSGEAKAGIAETTCEKALDPDLQDVVSDTMKGYYGPPVLLGVVKDGENFDFCMCNPPFFESMEEAGLNPKTSCGGTNEEMVCPGGEKAFITRIIEDSVILKQSFRWYTSLIGRKSNLNALTSKLWEVGVTIVKTIEFVQGQTCRWGIAWSFAPPSRKLIASHVVQKNNLSFMLEGVQRQFSAIDVLKSVESFFLSGGASCKLNTSSFVVDVTASNAYCDAVLKNGVQDFDGAINFHSLCEKSNGPSNLQPPLDGLCFRISVFQQIPGTLLVRGSLHRKQNPSSGAFPLIFQWLEDVLKKEFIEKR from the exons ATGCCGAGCAAGAAGCGAAGGAGACCAGAACGTCCAACCATTCATCCACGCAACAAATATTTCTCTAATCCACCGGATTTTCGTCTACTGGCGTCGCAATACCCATCATTTGAACCCTACGTCTTCTATTCTAAAGACGGTCGCCCTAAGGTCGATTGGACCGATTTTAATGCCACAAGAGAGCTCACAAGGGTCTTACTTGATCATGATCACGGTGTGAAATG GTGGATTCCTGATGGGCAACTCTGTCCTACCGTACCTAACAGGTCCAATTATATccattggattgaagatcttttatCAACTGAAGTCACTGTGAATACTAAAACCAATAAAGATAAGGTGAAGGGCTTCGATATTGGAACTGGAGCGAACTGCATATACCCACTTCTTGGTGCATCTCTTCTAGGTTGGAGCTTTATTGGGTCTG ATTTTACTGATGTTGCACTAGAATGGGCGGAAAGGAATGTTAAGAATAATCCACAAATATCGGAGTTGATTGAAATTAGAAAGGCCGGAGACACAGGGAAGATCTGCTCGAGGGAAGAAAATAGTAATGATCAGTTGGTTTCTGGTGAAGCCAAAGCAGGCATAGCAGAAACAACATGTGAGAAAGCATTAGACCCAGATTTGCAGGATGTGGTTTCAGATACAATGAAAGGTTATTATGGACCACCTGTACTTCTTGGTGTTGTCAAGGATGGTGAGAATTTTGACTTCTGTATGTGTAATCCTCCCTTTTTCGAGAGCATGGAGGAAGCAGGACTAAATCCCAAAACGTCTTGTGGTGGGACAAATGAGGAGATGGTTTGTCCTGGTGGAGAAAAGGCTTTCATCACTCGTATTATTGAGGATAGTGTTATCCTAAAGCAATCTTTCCG GTGGTACACTTCATTGATTGGGAGGAAATCTAACCTCAATGCTCTAACTTCAAAGCTTTGGGAGGTAGGGGTCACAATAGTGAAGACTATTGAATTTGTTCAAGGACAAACATGTCGATGGGGTATCGCTTGGTCTTTCGCGCCTCCTTCTAGGAAGTTGATAGCATCCCATGTGGTACAGAAGAATAACTTGTCCTTCATGCTTGAG GGGGTTCAACGTCAATTCAGTGCTATAGATGTACTGAAATCTGTGGAgtctttcttcctttctggtGGTGCATCTTGTAAATTGAATACCTCCTCATTTGTTGTTGAT GTCACTGCATCAAACGCTTACTGTGACGCTGTCCTGAAAAATGGGGTCCAGGACTTCGATGGAGCAATTAATTTCCACTCACTTTGTGAGAAATCCAATGGTCCAAGTAATTTGCAGCCACCATTGGATGGACTATGTTTCCGTATCTCA GTCTTCCAGCAAATCCCAGGCACACTTTTAGTGAGAGGATCATTACATCGTAAACAAAATCCATCGTCAG GAGCATTTCCACTCATATTCCAGTGGCTAGAGGATGTACTCAAGAAGGAGTTCATAGAGAAAAGATAA
- the LOC122086681 gene encoding serine/threonine-protein kinase AFC1-like isoform X2: METQWITELPHANMDKRPRKRPRLTWDMPPPIPPPVVIPAIHCGQEFVSVAVSNYAYSSLYYKELPHNGSPPWRNDDKDGHYVFAIGDNITPRYRIRSKMGEGTFGQVLECLDSETKELVAIKIVRSIHKYREAAMIEIDVLQKLGKHDIGGSRCVQIRNWFDYRNHICIVFEKLGPSLYDFLRKNSYRSFPIDLVREFGRQLLESVAFMHDMRLIHTDLKPENILLVSSEYVKVPDYKFLSRSAKEGSYFKSLPKSSAIKLIDFGSTTFEHQDHNYVVSTRHYRAPEVILGLGWNYPCDLWSVGCILVELCSGDALFQTHENLEHLAMMERVLGPLPHHMMIRADRRAEKYFRRGARLDWPEGAASRESTRAVWKLPRLQIESIKLNGASNYLLWAQAVRVYAHPNRRWTI; the protein is encoded by the exons ATGGAGACACAATGGATTACCGAGCTTCCTCACGCAAACATGGATAAGCGCCCTAGGAAACGGCCTAGGTTAACATGGGATATGCCCCCTCCTATTCCTCCACCAGTG GTCATTCCAGCTATCCACTGTGGACAAGAATTTGTGAGTGTAGCAGTATCCAACTATGCATATTCTTCCCTGTATTACAAGGAACTGCCTCACAATGGATCACCTCCATGGCGAAATGATGATAAAGACGGCCACTATGTCTTTGCTATTGGAGATAATATAACTCCTCGAT ACCGAATTCGCAGCAAAATGGGTGAAG GGACATTTGGGCAAGTCTTGGAATGTTTGGATAGTGAAACCAAAGAACTGGTGGCAATTAAAATTGTGCGTTCTATTCACAAGTATCGTGAAGCTGCCATGATTGAGATCGATGTTCTGCAGAAGCTTGGCAAACATGACATCGGTGGCTCTCG TTGTGTACAAATACGGAATTGGTTTGACTATCGTAATCATATTTGTATT GTATTTGAGAAGCTTGGGCCAAGCTTATACGATTTTCTCCGCAAAAATAGTTACCGTTCTTTTCCCATTGATCTTGTTCGGGAGTTTGGCAGACAACTTTTGGAGTCCGTAGCAT TTATGCATGATATGAGATTAATTCACACGGATCTGAAGCCAGAAAATATCCTTCTTGTTTCCTCAGAGTATGTCAAGGTGCCTGATTATAAG TTTCTGTCACGGTCAGCTAAGGAAGGTTCCTATTTCAAGAGCCTGCCTAAGTCTAGTGCCATTAAACTGATTGATTTTGGAAGTACAACATTCGAACATCAAGATCACAATTATGTGGTGTCAACAAGGCATTACCGCGCACCGGAGGTTATCTTGG GGCTTGGATGGAATTATCCTTGTGATTTATGGAGTGTGGGTTGTATACTTGTTGAACTTTGCTCG GGTGATGCACTTTTCCAAACCCATGAAAACTTGGAACATCTTGCCATGATGGAGAGGGTTTTAGGCCCTTTGCCGCACCATATGATGATTAGAGCAGA CCGCCGTGCTGAGAAATACTTCAGGAGGGGTGCACGACTAGATTGGCCAGAAGGTGCAGCTTCAAGGGAAAGCACGAGGGCTGTTTGGAAATTGCCTCGGTTACAG ATTGAATCTATTAAATTGAATGGGGCTTCAAATTATCTTCTTTGGGCACAAGCAGTTAGAGTTTATGCACATCCAAACCGAAGATGGACTATCTGA
- the LOC122086681 gene encoding serine/threonine-protein kinase AFC1-like isoform X3 has protein sequence METQWITELPHANMDKRPRKRPRLTWDMPPPIPPPVVIPAIHCGQEFVSVAVSNYAYSSLYYKELPHNGSPPWRNDDKDGHYVFAIGDNITPRYRIRSKMGEGTFGQVLECLDSETKELVAIKIVRSIHKYREAAMIEIDVLQKLGKHDIGGSRCVQIRNWFDYRNHICIVFEKLGPSLYDFLRKNSYRSFPIDLVREFGRQLLESVAFMHDMRLIHTDLKPENILLVSSEYVKVPDYKFLSRSAKEGSYFKSLPKSSAIKLIDFGSTTFEHQDHNYVVSTRHYRAPEVILGLGWNYPCDLWSVGCILVELCSGDALFQTHENLEHLAMMERVLGPLPHHMMIRADRRAEKYFRRGARLDWPEGAASRESTRAVWKLPRLQITSMFRLNLLN, from the exons ATGGAGACACAATGGATTACCGAGCTTCCTCACGCAAACATGGATAAGCGCCCTAGGAAACGGCCTAGGTTAACATGGGATATGCCCCCTCCTATTCCTCCACCAGTG GTCATTCCAGCTATCCACTGTGGACAAGAATTTGTGAGTGTAGCAGTATCCAACTATGCATATTCTTCCCTGTATTACAAGGAACTGCCTCACAATGGATCACCTCCATGGCGAAATGATGATAAAGACGGCCACTATGTCTTTGCTATTGGAGATAATATAACTCCTCGAT ACCGAATTCGCAGCAAAATGGGTGAAG GGACATTTGGGCAAGTCTTGGAATGTTTGGATAGTGAAACCAAAGAACTGGTGGCAATTAAAATTGTGCGTTCTATTCACAAGTATCGTGAAGCTGCCATGATTGAGATCGATGTTCTGCAGAAGCTTGGCAAACATGACATCGGTGGCTCTCG TTGTGTACAAATACGGAATTGGTTTGACTATCGTAATCATATTTGTATT GTATTTGAGAAGCTTGGGCCAAGCTTATACGATTTTCTCCGCAAAAATAGTTACCGTTCTTTTCCCATTGATCTTGTTCGGGAGTTTGGCAGACAACTTTTGGAGTCCGTAGCAT TTATGCATGATATGAGATTAATTCACACGGATCTGAAGCCAGAAAATATCCTTCTTGTTTCCTCAGAGTATGTCAAGGTGCCTGATTATAAG TTTCTGTCACGGTCAGCTAAGGAAGGTTCCTATTTCAAGAGCCTGCCTAAGTCTAGTGCCATTAAACTGATTGATTTTGGAAGTACAACATTCGAACATCAAGATCACAATTATGTGGTGTCAACAAGGCATTACCGCGCACCGGAGGTTATCTTGG GGCTTGGATGGAATTATCCTTGTGATTTATGGAGTGTGGGTTGTATACTTGTTGAACTTTGCTCG GGTGATGCACTTTTCCAAACCCATGAAAACTTGGAACATCTTGCCATGATGGAGAGGGTTTTAGGCCCTTTGCCGCACCATATGATGATTAGAGCAGA CCGCCGTGCTGAGAAATACTTCAGGAGGGGTGCACGACTAGATTGGCCAGAAGGTGCAGCTTCAAGGGAAAGCACGAGGGCTGTTTGGAAATTGCCTCGGTTACAG ATAACGTCAATGTTCAGATTGAATCTATTAAATTGA
- the LOC122085403 gene encoding U6 small nuclear RNA (adenine-(43)-N(6))-methyltransferase isoform X2: MPSKKRRRPERPTIHPRNKYFSNPPDFRLLASQYPSFEPYVFYSKDGRPKVDWTDFNATRELTRVLLDHDHGVKWWIPDGQLCPTVPNRSNYIHWIEDLLSTEVTVNTKTNKDKVKGFDIGTGANCIYPLLGASLLGWSFIGSDFTDVALEWAERNVKNNPQISELIEIRKAGDTGKICSREENSNDQLVSGEAKAGIAETTCEKALDPDLQDVVSDTMKGYYGPPVLLGVVKDGENFDFCMCNPPFFESMEEAGLNPKTSCGGTNEEMVCPGGEKAFITRIIEDSVILKQSFRWYTSLIGRKSNLNALTSKLWEVGVTIVKTIEFVQGQTCRWGIAWSFAPPSRKLIASHVGVQRQFSAIDVLKSVESFFLSGGASCKLNTSSFVVDVTASNAYCDAVLKNGVQDFDGAINFHSLCEKSNGPSNLQPPLDGLCFRISVFQQIPGTLLVRGSLHRKQNPSSGAFPLIFQWLEDVLKKEFIEKR, encoded by the exons ATGCCGAGCAAGAAGCGAAGGAGACCAGAACGTCCAACCATTCATCCACGCAACAAATATTTCTCTAATCCACCGGATTTTCGTCTACTGGCGTCGCAATACCCATCATTTGAACCCTACGTCTTCTATTCTAAAGACGGTCGCCCTAAGGTCGATTGGACCGATTTTAATGCCACAAGAGAGCTCACAAGGGTCTTACTTGATCATGATCACGGTGTGAAATG GTGGATTCCTGATGGGCAACTCTGTCCTACCGTACCTAACAGGTCCAATTATATccattggattgaagatcttttatCAACTGAAGTCACTGTGAATACTAAAACCAATAAAGATAAGGTGAAGGGCTTCGATATTGGAACTGGAGCGAACTGCATATACCCACTTCTTGGTGCATCTCTTCTAGGTTGGAGCTTTATTGGGTCTG ATTTTACTGATGTTGCACTAGAATGGGCGGAAAGGAATGTTAAGAATAATCCACAAATATCGGAGTTGATTGAAATTAGAAAGGCCGGAGACACAGGGAAGATCTGCTCGAGGGAAGAAAATAGTAATGATCAGTTGGTTTCTGGTGAAGCCAAAGCAGGCATAGCAGAAACAACATGTGAGAAAGCATTAGACCCAGATTTGCAGGATGTGGTTTCAGATACAATGAAAGGTTATTATGGACCACCTGTACTTCTTGGTGTTGTCAAGGATGGTGAGAATTTTGACTTCTGTATGTGTAATCCTCCCTTTTTCGAGAGCATGGAGGAAGCAGGACTAAATCCCAAAACGTCTTGTGGTGGGACAAATGAGGAGATGGTTTGTCCTGGTGGAGAAAAGGCTTTCATCACTCGTATTATTGAGGATAGTGTTATCCTAAAGCAATCTTTCCG GTGGTACACTTCATTGATTGGGAGGAAATCTAACCTCAATGCTCTAACTTCAAAGCTTTGGGAGGTAGGGGTCACAATAGTGAAGACTATTGAATTTGTTCAAGGACAAACATGTCGATGGGGTATCGCTTGGTCTTTCGCGCCTCCTTCTAGGAAGTTGATAGCATCCCATGTG GGGGTTCAACGTCAATTCAGTGCTATAGATGTACTGAAATCTGTGGAgtctttcttcctttctggtGGTGCATCTTGTAAATTGAATACCTCCTCATTTGTTGTTGAT GTCACTGCATCAAACGCTTACTGTGACGCTGTCCTGAAAAATGGGGTCCAGGACTTCGATGGAGCAATTAATTTCCACTCACTTTGTGAGAAATCCAATGGTCCAAGTAATTTGCAGCCACCATTGGATGGACTATGTTTCCGTATCTCA GTCTTCCAGCAAATCCCAGGCACACTTTTAGTGAGAGGATCATTACATCGTAAACAAAATCCATCGTCAG GAGCATTTCCACTCATATTCCAGTGGCTAGAGGATGTACTCAAGAAGGAGTTCATAGAGAAAAGATAA